The following coding sequences are from one Onychostoma macrolepis isolate SWU-2019 chromosome 24, ASM1243209v1, whole genome shotgun sequence window:
- the si:ch73-206p6.1 gene encoding phospholipid scramblase 1 codes for MQPTNMYMVPNPGIPGCPPGLDYLTQVDQLLIKQKVELIEALAGFESNNKYEIRNSMGQNVFYAVEENDCLTRQCCGPLRSFTIRVLDNFGQEIITVSRPLKCMSCCFPCCLQELEIQAPPGNTVGYILQQWHPFFPKFTIENEHREPVLKLQGPFCGWSCLPDVDFEILTMDEVSIGKISKQWTGLLREAFTDSDNFGIQFPMDLDVRMKAVMIGACFLIDFMFFETNN; via the exons ATGCAACCGACGAATATGTATATGGTTCCCAATCCAGGAATACCAGGCTGTCCACCGGGATTAGACTACCTGACACAg GTAGATCAACTTCTTATCAAACAGAAAGTTGAGCTTATTGAAG CTTTGGCAGGCTTCGAGAGCAACAATAAATATGAGATCCGTAACTCCATGGGTCAGAACGTGTTTTACGCGGTGGAGGAGAACGACTGTCTCACCCGTCAGTGCTGCGGCCCGCTGCGATCCTTCACCATCCGTGTCCTGGATAACTTCGGACAGGAGATCATCACAGTCAGCCGTCCTCTGAAATGCATGTCCTGCTGCTTCCCATGTTGTCTGCAAGAG TTGGAGATCCAGGCTCCTCCTGGAAACACAGTGGGATATATTCTACAGCAGTGGCACCCTTTCTTCCCCAAGTTCACCATAGAGAATGAGCACCGAGAGCCGGTTCTCAAGCTCCAGGGGCCGTTCTGTGGCTGGAGCTGCCTGCCAGACGTGGACTTTGAG ATTCTGACCATGGATGAAGTCAGCATTGGAAAGATCAGCAAACAGTGGACAGGACTTCTCCGGGAGGCATTCACGGATTCAGACAACTTTGGGATCCAGTTCCCCATGGATCTTGATGTGAGAATGAAGGCAGTGATGATCGGAGCCTGCTTTCTCATT gacTTCATGTTTTTTGAGACGAACAACTAG